One Pantoea trifolii DNA segment encodes these proteins:
- a CDS encoding phosphatase PAP2 family protein, which translates to MSWKTLTYFGDSMLLIPTAVIIALVLPWKSDNRQTVWYWVLAFGLAGLVVSVSKILFLGFGIGSARFNFTGFSGHSAMSATLWPVMMWLISGRWSPRWRLFTIGIGYLIPLMVGLSRLVIHAHSKSEVLAGLMLGFTLSTAFLLTQRRTSLKGFSLPQIGVALLVPLLLLGHGRVATTQQFLERFSANLAGLEKPYTRADLFR; encoded by the coding sequence ATGAGCTGGAAAACCCTGACCTATTTTGGCGACAGCATGTTGCTGATCCCGACTGCGGTGATCATCGCGCTGGTCTTGCCATGGAAAAGCGACAACCGCCAAACCGTGTGGTATTGGGTGCTGGCGTTTGGTCTGGCTGGCCTGGTGGTGAGCGTCTCGAAAATACTGTTTCTCGGCTTTGGCATTGGTAGCGCCAGATTTAACTTCACCGGCTTCAGCGGACACAGCGCGATGTCCGCCACGCTCTGGCCGGTGATGATGTGGTTGATCTCCGGTCGCTGGTCGCCGCGTTGGCGTCTGTTTACCATCGGTATCGGCTATCTGATCCCGTTGATGGTTGGCCTATCACGTTTGGTGATCCACGCGCACTCAAAAAGCGAAGTGCTGGCGGGCCTGATGCTCGGTTTCACACTCAGCACCGCATTTCTGCTGACGCAGCGCCGCACTTCGCTGAAGGGCTTTAGTCTGCCGCAGATCGGCGTCGCGCTACTGGTGCCGCTGCTGCTGCTGGGCCACGGTCGCGTCGCCACCACACAACAATTCCTCGAGCGCTTCTCTGCCAATCTTGCCGGCTTAGAAAAGCCTTATACCCGCGCCGATCTTTTTCGCTAA
- a CDS encoding diguanylate cyclase yields the protein MTLEILTSRERPQRIWLNALLIGGLTFLLTLFCLELIVVSGRISPLWYSTALMTVIVFRAHSKHVPLLLLACVMGTALANLIIIGPALSNIKFAILNMVQAILGGLMLRALLDRRAPLNSLLDWVRFALCAGLIAPLLGGVVALWMLHVGSSASLPFFSTWVISEVIGVLAFGPVLLLWPNKPLRQILTPGRQLETCLTLLGTLLASYLSLRFLPWPFTFIVVILFWCAVRLPKFEAFLLFFLNASFISILLAFNLVNLAQNGMLLGQVSTWLPFLLVLLPSHVMALVMDAFQREKHHISESETRFRNAMEYSAIGMALVAPNGGWQQVNQSLCQTLGFPADELKKLTFQQITHPDDLNSDLHQLERLVAGEIMTYTLEKRYFRKDGEIVWARLTVSMVRDAAQQPHYFIAQIIDISELKQSEQVNRRLMERITLANEAGGIGVWEWNLLTGEMLWDKRMYELFGLGPHQTPTYDLWVHLLDPAERETAALVVQQAIERRSAFQLEYRINLPEGPRYVRSEANRILSQDGQIERMLGICQDITPLRALNEALFQEKERMAITLDSIGEAVISTDDEMRVTFMNPVAETLSGWPQEKAAGVPITELLNITRGTSGPRVDNLLLCQLPGEKISPDLDEELVLHTPDGTRVEIHYSITPLKTLTGASIGAVMVIQDVSESRKVMKRLSYSASHDMLTRLPNRHSFEQRLKQLVNDAAANDSHHVLVFIDLDKFKAVNDTAGHAAGDALLRELAELMPHHLRSSDMLARLGGDEFGVLLPNCEVDQVRDVVQRIVSAVSEYRFIWQDQPYHVGASAGITQIDQRNCISNVVMSQADVACYSAKHAGRGQYHVYQEVQM from the coding sequence ATGACCCTCGAAATATTGACTTCACGAGAAAGACCACAACGAATTTGGCTCAATGCCTTGCTCATTGGCGGGCTCACTTTTCTACTGACGCTATTTTGTCTGGAACTGATCGTTGTCAGCGGACGTATTTCACCGCTTTGGTACTCCACCGCGCTGATGACGGTGATCGTGTTTCGTGCCCACTCAAAACACGTTCCCTTGCTGCTGCTTGCTTGCGTGATGGGTACCGCGCTGGCCAATCTGATCATTATTGGTCCCGCGCTCAGCAACATTAAATTTGCCATCTTAAATATGGTGCAGGCGATTCTGGGCGGCTTGATGCTGCGCGCCCTGCTCGATCGCCGCGCCCCGCTTAATTCGTTACTCGACTGGGTACGCTTTGCCTTGTGCGCCGGTCTGATTGCGCCGCTGCTCGGCGGCGTGGTGGCGTTGTGGATGCTGCATGTCGGTAGCAGCGCGTCACTGCCCTTCTTCTCAACCTGGGTGATTTCTGAAGTGATCGGCGTGCTGGCATTTGGTCCGGTGTTATTGCTGTGGCCGAACAAACCGCTGCGCCAGATTTTAACGCCAGGTCGTCAGCTGGAAACCTGCCTGACGCTGCTTGGCACGCTGCTCGCCAGCTATTTATCGCTGCGTTTTCTGCCGTGGCCCTTCACATTTATTGTGGTGATCCTGTTCTGGTGTGCGGTGCGGCTGCCAAAATTTGAAGCCTTTCTGCTGTTCTTCCTGAACGCCAGTTTTATCTCGATTCTGCTCGCCTTTAATTTGGTCAACCTGGCGCAAAACGGCATGCTGCTCGGCCAGGTCAGCACCTGGCTGCCGTTCCTGTTAGTGCTGCTGCCAAGCCACGTGATGGCGCTAGTAATGGATGCCTTCCAGCGCGAAAAACATCACATCAGCGAGAGCGAAACCCGCTTCCGTAACGCCATGGAATATTCTGCGATCGGTATGGCGCTGGTTGCGCCGAATGGGGGCTGGCAGCAGGTCAATCAGTCGCTGTGCCAGACGCTGGGCTTCCCGGCCGATGAACTGAAAAAGCTCACTTTCCAGCAAATTACCCATCCCGACGATCTCAACAGCGATTTGCACCAACTCGAACGATTGGTGGCGGGTGAAATCATGACCTACACCCTGGAGAAGCGCTATTTCCGCAAGGATGGTGAGATCGTTTGGGCGCGCCTGACGGTGTCGATGGTGCGCGACGCCGCGCAGCAGCCGCACTACTTCATCGCGCAGATTATCGATATCTCCGAGCTGAAGCAGAGCGAGCAGGTCAATCGCCGCCTGATGGAACGCATCACGCTGGCCAACGAAGCTGGCGGTATCGGCGTGTGGGAGTGGAATCTGCTGACCGGTGAAATGCTGTGGGACAAGCGCATGTACGAGCTGTTTGGCTTAGGTCCGCATCAAACGCCCACCTACGATCTGTGGGTGCATTTGCTTGATCCCGCCGAGCGGGAAACCGCCGCGCTGGTGGTGCAGCAAGCCATCGAACGCCGCAGCGCTTTCCAGCTGGAATACCGCATCAATTTGCCGGAAGGCCCGCGCTATGTGCGTTCTGAGGCCAACCGCATCCTCAGTCAGGATGGACAGATTGAACGTATGCTTGGCATTTGTCAGGACATCACGCCGCTGCGCGCGCTGAATGAAGCGCTGTTCCAGGAAAAAGAGCGCATGGCGATCACCCTCGACTCCATCGGCGAAGCGGTGATCAGTACCGATGATGAAATGCGCGTTACCTTTATGAATCCGGTGGCCGAAACGCTGAGCGGCTGGCCGCAGGAAAAAGCGGCAGGCGTGCCGATTACCGAGCTCCTCAACATTACGCGCGGCACAAGCGGGCCGCGTGTAGACAACCTGTTGCTGTGCCAGCTGCCGGGCGAAAAAATTTCCCCCGATCTCGATGAAGAGCTGGTGCTGCACACGCCAGACGGCACGCGCGTCGAGATTCATTACAGCATCACGCCGCTGAAAACCCTGACCGGCGCCAGCATCGGCGCGGTAATGGTTATTCAGGATGTCAGTGAATCGCGCAAGGTGATGAAGCGCCTGAGCTACAGTGCCTCACATGACATGCTGACGCGCCTGCCCAATCGTCACAGCTTCGAACAGCGCTTAAAACAGTTGGTGAACGATGCGGCGGCCAATGACAGCCATCACGTATTGGTGTTTATCGATCTGGATAAATTCAAAGCGGTGAACGATACCGCTGGCCACGCCGCCGGTGATGCGCTGCTGCGCGAACTGGCAGAGCTGATGCCGCATCATCTGCGCAGCAGCGATATGCTGGCGCGTTTGGGCGGCGATGAGTTTGGCGTGTTGCTGCCGAATTGCGAAGTGGATCAGGTGCGCGACGTGGTGCAGCGCATCGTCAGCGCCGTGAGCGAATACCGTTTTATCTGGCAGGATCAGCCTTATCACGTGGGCGCGAGTGCCGGCATCACGCAAATTGATCAACGCAACTGTATCAGTAATGTGGTGATGTCCCAGGCTGATGTCGCCTGTTACAGCGCGAAACACGCGGGCCGTGGTCAGTATCACGTTTATCAGGAAGTGCAGATGTAA
- the udk gene encoding uridine kinase, whose product MTDKSHQCVIVGIAGASASGKSLIASTLYREIRDQVGDEHIGVIPEDAYYKDQSHLTMEERVKTNYDHPSAMDHDLLLQHLRALKAGQEIELPVYSYVEHTRTSDCIHLKSKKVIILEGILLLTDARLRQEMNFSIFVDTPLDICLMRRMKRDVNERGRSMDSVMSQYQKTVRPMFLQFIEPSKQYADIIVPRGGKNRIAIDILKAKINQYL is encoded by the coding sequence ATGACTGACAAGTCTCATCAGTGCGTGATCGTTGGCATCGCAGGTGCATCCGCATCCGGAAAAAGTCTTATCGCCAGCACGCTCTATCGTGAAATCCGTGACCAGGTCGGTGACGAGCATATCGGTGTGATCCCCGAAGATGCCTACTATAAAGATCAGAGCCACCTCACCATGGAAGAGAGGGTGAAAACCAACTATGACCATCCGAGTGCGATGGATCATGATCTGTTGTTGCAGCATCTGCGCGCGCTGAAAGCCGGCCAGGAAATTGAGTTGCCGGTTTACAGCTACGTTGAGCACACCCGCACCAGCGATTGCATTCATCTCAAATCGAAGAAAGTCATCATCCTTGAAGGCATCTTGCTGTTAACCGATGCGCGCCTGCGCCAGGAGATGAATTTCTCCATCTTCGTCGATACGCCGCTGGACATCTGTTTAATGCGTCGTATGAAGCGCGATGTGAATGAGCGCGGCCGCTCAATGGATTCGGTGATGAGCCAGTATCAGAAGACCGTGCGTCCGATGTTCCTGCAATTTATTGAACCTTCCAAGCAGTACGCTGACATCATTGTGCCGCGCGGCGGAAAGAACCGTATCGCGATTGATATCCTCAAGGCCAAGATTAATCAGTATCTTTAA